A stretch of DNA from Paenibacillus albus:
AAAGCCCTACTCCGAAGAGTAGGACAGCTTACCCGGCAACTCTTTATTCCTTAACGCTTCCAAGCGTCATTCCGCTCATGAAATACCGCTGAAGAAACGGATATACGCACAGCACCGGCACCATGCCGAGGAAAATTTGAGCAGCGCGCACCGAGCGGTCGTTCAACTGCGATAACAGTAGAATCATCGAGGGATCGGATATCGAGGACATATCCATCCGCACGACAATCGTTTGCAAGTAGCTGGCAAGCGGATAGTGGATCGGATCGTTCATATAGATGAGCCCATAGAACCATTCGTTCCAGTGCGTAACGATCGCGAACAGCGTTACCGTTGCAATCGACGGCATCGAGAGCGGCACGATTATGCGCCAGAGCGTCTGCCAATGCCCGGCGCCGTCGATGAACGCGGACTCCGACAATTCTTTCGGCAAGCCTCTGAAAAAATTAAGCATCAGAATAACATTGAACACCGGAAGCGCTCCAGGGAGCACAAGCGCCCAGATACTGTCCAGCAAATGCAAATTACGGACAACCATGTAAGATGGAATCAATCCGCCGGAGAACAACATCGTGAAGACGAAGAACCAGGCATATCCCGTTCGAAATCTTAAGTTCGCCGCTTCCTTCGACAGCGGATAAGCCGTAAGCACCGTTAATAACATGTTTATGGAGACGCCCAGCGCCACCCGCTTTGCCGATATCCCCATCGATATCAAGAACTCATGTTTTCTCGCAACGAATTCGTACGCCTTCATCGTGATATCAACCGGCCATAAGGAAACTTTGCCCGCTTCTATCGCGGCGGCAGAGCTTAAAGAAACAGAGAAGACGTTAACCAAAGGTAGAAGACATAGAAGCGACAAGAGCGCAAGCAAGGTATAGTTGAAGCCCACAAACAGCTTGCGACTCCACGAGTAGGGTTGAATCATAACAATCCTCCTTGCGACTTATCAAAAGATGCGATAATTGGCAAAACGGTAGGCCGCGAGATAAGACAGCGAGATGAGGATGAGCGAGATGACCGACTTGAAAAGTCCGACTGCTGTCGCCACCCCATATTGTGCACTTGCCAGTCCGATCCGGTACACGTAAGTGTCGAGAATGTCGCCGGTTGAATAGACTGACGGGCTGTACAGGTTGAAAACTTGGTCGAAGCCAGCGTTCAGAACGTTGCCGAGCGCGAGCGTTGTGAGCAAGATCGTGATCGGAATAATTGCAGGAATCGTTACGTTAAGTGTTTGTTTCCAGCGGTTAGCCCCATCCAGAACGGCGGCTTCATATAACGATGGATTTACTGCGGTAATGGCAGCCAAATAGACGACCGTTCCGAAACCAAACTCCTTCAATACGTCGGTTCCCGCCAGCACGTAAGGAAACCATTGATCGTTACCGAGGAAAAACACGTTATCGAACCCCAGCCACGAGAGGAATTGATTCACGATTCCGGATGTCGGAGACAGCACATCCAGCAAGATCCCGGCCATAATGACCCAAGACAGAAAGTGTGGCATATAGACGATCGTTTGGACCGTTCGTTTGAAGGACTTGATTCGGATTTCATTCAACAGAAGCGCGGTGATGAGCGGAGCGACCAAGCCTCCGACGATCTTCATGAATGCGATGAATACTGTATTTCTTAGCACTTCCCTCGTCTCGGACAAGTAGTAGATATACTTGAAATGCTCGAGTCCAACCCAGTGGGAGCGAAAAATTCCTTTAACCGGAATAAAATCCTCGAATGCGATAACGATGCCGACCATCGGGCCATAGCTGAATATCAGCGCAATAATCAGACCCGGAACCAGCATCAGGTGCAGCGGCCATTCCAATCTCCAATTTCTGCGGCTCAATCGATTTCCCTCCTGCCATGTTACAAAGAAGGGATAGCGGCTAGCGGTTAGCCCCTATCCCTCTCATACGTCTTATCGAACCTGACCGCTTGCGTTGACTTCGTCGAGGATGTCCTGACCGCCGGATTTCAGCCAGTTTGCCGCCCACTCGTCGAAGTAGTCAAGCGGCTTGGAGCCCATGATGATCGAGGTGATCATCTTGACTTCTTCATCGCGAAGCGACGGGCATTTGGCGATCATCGTCGTCGTCGGATTGCCTACATACGCCGACTGGAAGACCAAGTTATTGTCGCTGTACTGTCCCAGGAGGCTGAATACCCCGTCAGCGGCCCACAGTTTATTAGCAGCCCACATGCTCTTGTCACCGGCTTCGAATTTGGCCACCTGATCGTAATATTGCTTCTGCTCATCGTTCAGCGCGGACGTGTCGCCGGATTGCTTAGCGGCTTGAACCGCTGCAGCCGCCTTCGGATTGTTGCCCGGCATGCCGCCTCGGACCGGCGAAAGACCGAACACACCGAAGTCCTTGCCGTCCACCGTAACAGTGTGGTAATTTTTGTCGAAATGCCCATATAGCTTTTCAATATAAGTGTTCAACAACAGGATGGGAGCTTCCGGATGCTCGGCTTTCTTGCTTACGACATAGAAGCGCGAAGGCAATCCGGTCATGCTTTGCGAGAGCGCCGGCTTATCGTCTGACGATACGAGCGGGTAGATGCCCC
This window harbors:
- a CDS encoding ABC transporter permease; this encodes MSRRNWRLEWPLHLMLVPGLIIALIFSYGPMVGIVIAFEDFIPVKGIFRSHWVGLEHFKYIYYLSETREVLRNTVFIAFMKIVGGLVAPLITALLLNEIRIKSFKRTVQTIVYMPHFLSWVIMAGILLDVLSPTSGIVNQFLSWLGFDNVFFLGNDQWFPYVLAGTDVLKEFGFGTVVYLAAITAVNPSLYEAAVLDGANRWKQTLNVTIPAIIPITILLTTLALGNVLNAGFDQVFNLYSPSVYSTGDILDTYVYRIGLASAQYGVATAVGLFKSVISLILISLSYLAAYRFANYRIF
- a CDS encoding carbohydrate ABC transporter permease, whose amino-acid sequence is MIQPYSWSRKLFVGFNYTLLALLSLLCLLPLVNVFSVSLSSAAAIEAGKVSLWPVDITMKAYEFVARKHEFLISMGISAKRVALGVSINMLLTVLTAYPLSKEAANLRFRTGYAWFFVFTMLFSGGLIPSYMVVRNLHLLDSIWALVLPGALPVFNVILMLNFFRGLPKELSESAFIDGAGHWQTLWRIIVPLSMPSIATVTLFAIVTHWNEWFYGLIYMNDPIHYPLASYLQTIVVRMDMSSISDPSMILLLSQLNDRSVRAAQIFLGMVPVLCVYPFLQRYFMSGMTLGSVKE